GCGGCGGTGAGCGCGGCGGTGAACTCCGGGCGCAGCACCTGCTCCTCGGGCGCGGGCGGCGGAGGCAGGTCCGCGGCCTCCAGCTCCGCGCGCAGCAGCTTCGCCTCCGCGTCGAAGGGGTCTCGCTCCACGGCCTCCGCCACGTAGGCGCGAGCGCGGGCACCCTCGCCCTGCCGCAGCGCGAGCACGGCCAGCACCTTGAGTGCCTCCGGATCGCCGGGGCTCAGGACCAGCGCCTCCCGCAGCTCGGCTTCCGCCTCCCGGTGCCGCTCCAATCCGAGCAGCGCTCGCGCGAGGCCCAGGCGCACCTGGAGGTCCTTGGGGAAGTCCCGCCGCAGGGCCTGCATCAATGGCAGGGCTTCGCGCTCCGCGTCCGCGTTGACCAGCGCATGCGCCACGGTGAGGCGCAGCGTGGGCCCGGGCGTGCGCGCGGCCTCGTCCCGCAGCGCCTCCAGCTCCGCGCCGCTGAGCACTTCACCCGCCTCCACCTTGCGGCGCAGGCGCTCCAGTTCCGCCGGGGAAATCACGCGCGGACTCTACTCCCTCCGGAGCTCAGCCCCGTCAATGCGTTGTGTCGTGTTCAGCAGGCTCCTCCTCGCCCCGGTGCTGGGAGAGGAAGTCGTCCAGGGCGCCCACGTCGATGGGCTTGCGGAACACGGCATCCACCTGCGCCAGGCTCGCGCGGTTCTGGCCGCGCACGTCCATGCCGGTGACGATGGCCAGCAGCGCCTGGGGCGTGCGCTGCCGCAGCTCGCGCGCCAGCTCCCAGCCCGTCATCTCCGGCATCACCGCGTCCAGCAGCGCGGCGTCGTAGGGGTGCTTCTCCCAGATGTGCAGGGCCACTTCCGGGCTGTGCGCCACCTGCACCTCGTAGCCCTCCTCGCCCAGCACCTCCGCCATCATCCGCGCGTTGTCCAGGTCATCGTCCACCACCAGCACGCGGCGCGCGCGCCCGGGCATCCTCGGCATGCGCCCCACCGGCTGCGCTGTCGGCTGCGCGCCGGGCTCGGGAGCCCCCGTCGGCGCTTCGCGGAAGCGCGGCAGCCGCACGATGAAGCTCGCGCCCGAGCCGTCGCGCCGGTTCTCCACCGTCAGCTCCCCGCCCCAGCGCTGCACCTGCGTGCGCGCCACCGCCAGGAACAGCGAGAACTGCGGCGCCCCCGGGTCCCGGCGCAGCGGGTCGAACAGGCCCGCCAGTTCATCCTGCGCGTAGGGCCGTCCCCCATCCTCGATGCGCAGGTCCAGCCAGTCCTCCCCGGCGGGACGCGAGCGGACCACCAGCGTGCCGCCACCCTCCATGCGGTCGCGCGCGGACAGCATCAGGTTGACGATGAGCTCGCGGAAGAAGCCCGCGTCCGCCTTCACGCCCCACGGGAACCCCAGGTCCAGCTCCGTGTGCACCGGGTGCTCGCGCTGCTCCAGCTCTCCCCGGGCCAGCTCCAGCGCCTCGCGCACCGTCTGGTCCACCGGCACGTTGCCCAGGCGCTCCTCGGTGCGCTGGACGCTGAACTCCTGCAGCCGCGCCACCAGCTCGCCAATGTTGCGCACCGTCTTGTCCAGCGCGTCGACGTGCTCGGGCTTGTATTCACGTTGCAGCAGCGTGATGCGCAGCCGCAGCACGTTGAGGAAGTTGTTGAGCGCGTGCGCGGCGCCGCTCGCCAGCTGCCCCAAGGCCTGCTGCCGGGTGCGCCGCAGC
This DNA window, taken from Corallococcus coralloides DSM 2259, encodes the following:
- a CDS encoding hybrid sensor histidine kinase/response regulator, giving the protein MPSSDTAITALSGLLSDEGERITRLWSKRLRAETYEVEVPGRDLRAPLRHLLDELARLLEDRGEDAVRLWPEVVRSHGAFRYDQNFEPEDLTREFKSLQEVLLYVYARRNGGVIHADVAELVSELVWEADASAQASYARVLKTEEVRFREAAVMESVLNHVEVGILLAETDGMVSFATPPVSRLMGVPMRAVVGARATGSLGPVLTQVNARHPTGEPFKVQDMPFLRALREKAPVRGVMMQVERLGGGDATLEMSATPVWEEDHVLAGVIQTFSDRTEAAVKTKALENAHGEVRRLQGQLLRRTRQQALGQLASGAAHALNNFLNVLRLRITLLQREYKPEHVDALDKTVRNIGELVARLQEFSVQRTEERLGNVPVDQTVREALELARGELEQREHPVHTELDLGFPWGVKADAGFFRELIVNLMLSARDRMEGGGTLVVRSRPAGEDWLDLRIEDGGRPYAQDELAGLFDPLRRDPGAPQFSLFLAVARTQVQRWGGELTVENRRDGSGASFIVRLPRFREAPTGAPEPGAQPTAQPVGRMPRMPGRARRVLVVDDDLDNARMMAEVLGEEGYEVQVAHSPEVALHIWEKHPYDAALLDAVMPEMTGWELARELRQRTPQALLAIVTGMDVRGQNRASLAQVDAVFRKPIDVGALDDFLSQHRGEEEPAEHDTTH